A single region of the Oncorhynchus keta strain PuntledgeMale-10-30-2019 chromosome 37, Oket_V2, whole genome shotgun sequence genome encodes:
- the LOC118370058 gene encoding transcriptional regulator Myc-2-like, with protein sequence MLQSFSQSLDWFYSEPLLFDDEFCQSLMKDLQSLPTPPQSPPLKTGLHAKPLSKEDQLSYVSDILLEDQDPQLNWNCDFLYDGGATETKDQQPDESDDCLWHCLGDKSMEKLSSVLSSSPLLSDIDTSIFEEIAGSTLDCHSAALACQALENEDFLLDSQEQGSESTSDYGSAGGEFSTYSSSASDSEEEIDVVTVKRTTSPSSLSQSVEESRRRQRALKRQHLEIQLQHNYAAPCPASPLHSEPSSTSYHKRTRSSDSHRHHHHSSSGRSSRHNLSSHHHQSSSRQSTDVEDEEERRHTHNVMERQRRNELKNCFLRLRDNVPELSNNDKASKVVILKRACDSIRGLELAGQRLNDKRDKLRERQEQLKVKLEQLRRQWCD encoded by the exons ATGCTGCAGAGTTTCTCCCAGTCACTAGACTGGTTCTACTCAGAGCCTCTCTTGTTTGATGATGAATTCTGCCAGAGCTTGATGAAGGACCTACAGTCACTCCCCACACCACCCCAGTCCCCTCCATTGAAGACTGGACTCCATGCCAAACCACTTTCCAAGGAGGACCAGTTGAGCTACGTCTCGGACATACTCCTGGAGGATCAGGACCCGCAACTAAATTGGAATTGTGACTTTTTGTACGATGGCGGCGCAACAGAGACAAAGGACCAACAGCCAGATGAGTCCGACGACTGTTTATGGCATTGCCTCGGTGATAAGTCTATGGAGAAGCTATCATCTGTGCTCTCCAGCAGCCCGCTGCTCTCGGACATAGACACAAGCATTTTCGAGGAAATTGCCGGCTCCACACTGGACTGCCACAGTGCGGCGCTCGCATGCCAAGCTTTGGAGAATGAGGATTTCCTATTGGACAGCCAGGAGCAAGGCAGCGAGTCGACTTCAGACTACGGCTCAGCAGGAGGTGAATTCTCAACGTATTCGAGCAGTGCCAGTGATTCTG aggaggagatagacgTGGTGACAGTGAAGAGGACCACcagcccctcctccctctcccagtcggTAGAAGAGAGCCGGCGGCGGCAGCGCGCCCTAAAGCGGCAACACCTTGAGATCCAGCTGCAGCACAACTACGCCGCCCCCTGCCCTGCATCGCCCCTCCACTCAGAGCCCTCGTCCACTTCCTACCACAAGCGCACCCGGTCCTCCGACTCCCACAGACACCACCATCACAGCTCGTCGGGCCGCTCGTCGCGACACAACCTCAGCAGTCATCACCACCAATCTAGCTCTAGGCAGTCAACTgatgtggaggatgaggaggagaggaggcatacCCACAACGTGATGGAGAGGCAACGGCGCAACGAGCTGAAGAACTGTTTCCTGCGGCTCAGGGACAACGTGCCTGAGCTGTCCAACAACGACAAGGCCTCCAAGGTGGTCATCCTGAAGCGGGCGTGCGACAGCATCCGTGGCCTGGAGTTGGCGGGCCAGAGACTGAATGACAAGCGAGACAAGCTCCGAGAGAGGCAGGAGCAGCTCAAAGttaaactggagcagctcagGAGGCAATGGTGTGACTGA